A single window of Scylla paramamosain isolate STU-SP2022 chromosome 41, ASM3559412v1, whole genome shotgun sequence DNA harbors:
- the LOC135093014 gene encoding growth/differentiation factor 8-like isoform X2: MRKKLRLAQIKDRVLTATGLINPPNMTGVVLSSNPDVQGIIQTMEVPTAYLQEPLYNEDEPDVKTEMLFFPVQPGNGYTPSPAPPDLNIPEGTDVLYFNLSRTPLGNRAKRAILHVWLKPTVSELLRQLPVSIYKVSRPQIPGGEIEKKSVTTVMESFNPYEGNWVKIEIYQLLQEWLTRPEENLGLIVEALDSQGQQVAVTDPQESPSNAPLLEIHTEDSNRSRARRNSGNVMCTNENESRCCRYHLTVNFVEMGWDFIVAPKVYEANFCNGECPFLYAHKYAHTALIQKMNSTNAQHGPCCGARKLSPMKMLYYDHDHMIKFDIINDMVVDRCGCS, translated from the exons ATGCGCAAGAAACTTCGACTGGCGCAGATAAAAGACCGCGTGCTGACCGCCACGGGGCTGATCAACCCGCCGAACATGACGGGCGTAGTGCTGTCCAGTAACCCAGACGTGCAGGGGATTATTCAAACCATGGAAGTCCCCACGGCATACCTCCAGGAGCCGCTCTATAACGAAGACGAGCCAGATGTCAAAACGGAAATGTTGTTCTTTCCGGTTCAACCAGGTAACGGATACACCCCATCCCCAG CGCCACCTGATTTGAACATTCCTGAGGGGACAGACGTGTTATACTTCAATCTCAGCAGGACGCCCTTAGGGAACAGGGCCAAGAGAGCCATCCTGCACGTGTGGCTCAAGCCCACTGTGTCTGAGCTGCTGAGACAGTTGCCTGTGTCCATTTACAAGGTGTCAAGGCCTCAAATTCCCGGTGGAGAAATTGAGAAAAAG TCCGTGACCACCGTGATGGAGTCGTTTAACCCTTACGAGGGCAACTGGGTGAAGATAGAGATATACCAACTACTGCAGGAATGGCTGACGCGGCCGGAGGAGAACCTAGGACTAATAGTTGAAGCCTTAGATTCTCAAGGACAGCAAGTGGCCGTCACGGATCCTCAGGAGTCCCCTTCTAAT GCGCCGCTGCTGGAGATCCACACAGAGGACTCCAACAGGTCTCGGGCTCGGCGGAACAGCGGGAACGTCATGTGTACGAATGAGAACGAGTCGCGCTGCTGCCGTTACCACCTCACCGTCAACTTTGTGGAGATGGGATGGGACTTCATCGTGGCGCCCAAGGTGTACGAGGCCAACTTCTGCAACGGCGAGTGTCCCTTCCTGTACGCCCACAAGTACGCCCACACCGCCCTCATCCAGAAGATGAACAGCACCAACGCCCAGCACGGCCCCTGCTGCGGCGCGAGGAAGCTGTCGCCCATGAAGATGCTGTACTACGACCACGACCACATGATTAAGTTTGACATCATCAACGACATGGTGGTGGACCGCTGCGGCTGCTCCTAA
- the LOC135093014 gene encoding growth/differentiation factor 8-like isoform X1, with protein sequence MRKKLRLAQIKDRVLTATGLINPPNMTGVVLSSNPDVQGIIQTMEVPTAYLQEPLYNEDEPDVKTEMLFFPVQPAPPDLNIPEGTDVLYFNLSRTPLGNRAKRAILHVWLKPTVSELLRQLPVSIYKVSRPQIPGGEIEKKSVTTVMESFNPYEGNWVKIEIYQLLQEWLTRPEENLGLIVEALDSQGQQVAVTDPQESPSNAPLLEIHTEDSNRSRARRNSGNVMCTNENESRCCRYHLTVNFVEMGWDFIVAPKVYEANFCNGECPFLYAHKYAHTALIQKMNSTNAQHGPCCGARKLSPMKMLYYDHDHMIKFDIINDMVVDRCGCS encoded by the exons ATGCGCAAGAAACTTCGACTGGCGCAGATAAAAGACCGCGTGCTGACCGCCACGGGGCTGATCAACCCGCCGAACATGACGGGCGTAGTGCTGTCCAGTAACCCAGACGTGCAGGGGATTATTCAAACCATGGAAGTCCCCACGGCATACCTCCAGGAGCCGCTCTATAACGAAGACGAGCCAGATGTCAAAACGGAAATGTTGTTCTTTCCGGTTCAACCAG CGCCACCTGATTTGAACATTCCTGAGGGGACAGACGTGTTATACTTCAATCTCAGCAGGACGCCCTTAGGGAACAGGGCCAAGAGAGCCATCCTGCACGTGTGGCTCAAGCCCACTGTGTCTGAGCTGCTGAGACAGTTGCCTGTGTCCATTTACAAGGTGTCAAGGCCTCAAATTCCCGGTGGAGAAATTGAGAAAAAG TCCGTGACCACCGTGATGGAGTCGTTTAACCCTTACGAGGGCAACTGGGTGAAGATAGAGATATACCAACTACTGCAGGAATGGCTGACGCGGCCGGAGGAGAACCTAGGACTAATAGTTGAAGCCTTAGATTCTCAAGGACAGCAAGTGGCCGTCACGGATCCTCAGGAGTCCCCTTCTAAT GCGCCGCTGCTGGAGATCCACACAGAGGACTCCAACAGGTCTCGGGCTCGGCGGAACAGCGGGAACGTCATGTGTACGAATGAGAACGAGTCGCGCTGCTGCCGTTACCACCTCACCGTCAACTTTGTGGAGATGGGATGGGACTTCATCGTGGCGCCCAAGGTGTACGAGGCCAACTTCTGCAACGGCGAGTGTCCCTTCCTGTACGCCCACAAGTACGCCCACACCGCCCTCATCCAGAAGATGAACAGCACCAACGCCCAGCACGGCCCCTGCTGCGGCGCGAGGAAGCTGTCGCCCATGAAGATGCTGTACTACGACCACGACCACATGATTAAGTTTGACATCATCAACGACATGGTGGTGGACCGCTGCGGCTGCTCCTAA